A window from Phalacrocorax carbo chromosome 20, bPhaCar2.1, whole genome shotgun sequence encodes these proteins:
- the LOC104048532 gene encoding protein-arginine deiminase type-1, translated as MPQRHVVQMSTRHATYSVCVLGTEVFLDTRRSTPKGATSFDVHATSAVTVHIIHSPVTKPMINSRWPLDPDIEVVVTIDVTSRTVNDNKVKISYYGREDNELSVAWLYLTCVDVSLDVDLSRNGRVKSKGKDKAKWTWGPDGQGAVLLVNCDRDSPGAGGTDSSQVDIRTTADLQDMSVMLLRTQGPSAIFADYQVVLHVPESDADKVRVFHAIRNDSHPHYKPVLGPDKLSYVLDHVGSGENTFYVEGLAFPDVGFSGLVSFSASLLEVPHKNAPGTPIFTDTVVFRVAPWIMTPNTQQPIEVFVCSIQRGPETNEVFLEGLRVLLRKANCKLTICSEVETRSDRWIQDELEFGYVEAPHKTFPVVFDSPRNRGLKDFAFKKILGPDFGYVTREPPGKNVCSLDSFGNLDVSPPVTVRGKEYPLGRILIGSPLPWASGRRMSKAVRDFLYAQKVQAPVEIYSEWLSVGHVDEFLTFVPAYDRKGFRLLLASPNACYKLFKEKQSQGHGEATQLVGLKGTERRSIDDILADESLRNDNRHVQRCIDWNRDLLKQELGLNEQDIIDIPQLFILKGSRADALFPDMVNMLVLGRHLGIPKPFGPLVGGQCCLEERVRALLEPLGLTCTFIDDYFSYHVLSGDVHCGTNVRRKPLAFKWWHMVP; from the exons ATGCCCCAACGTCACGTTGTGCAGATGTCCACCAGGCATGCCACCTACAGCGTCTGCGTGTTGGGTACCGAGGTCTTCCTCGATACACGCCG GTCTACCCCCAAAGGTGCCACGTCATTTGATGTCCATGCCACCTCCGCGGTTACAGTCCACATCATCCACAGCCCTGTGACAAAACCCATGATTAACTCCAGGTGGCCCCTGGATCCCGATATAGAGGTGGTGGTGACCATTGATGTCACCAGTAGGACCGTCAATGACAATAAG GTTAAGATTTCATATTACGGACGGGAAGACAACGAGCTTTCGGTGGCTTGGTTGTATCTCACTTGCGTAG ATGTATCCCTGGACGTGGACTTGAGCCGTAATGGCAGAGTAAAGAGCAAAGGGAAGGACAAG GCCAAGTGGACGTGGGGTCCGGATGGGCAAGGTGCCGTGCTGTTGGTCAACTGCGACCGGGACAGCCCCGGTGCGGGGGGCACAGACAGCAGTCAGGTGGACATACGGACCACTGCAG ACCTTCAGGACATGTCTGTCATGCTGCTGCGGACTCAAGGTCCCAGCGCGATCTTTGCCGACTACCAGGTGGTCCTGCACGTCCCTGAGTCGGATGCGGATAAAGTGCGGGTTTTCCACGCTATCC GAAATGACTCACACCCCCACTACAAACCCGTGTTGGGGCCGGACAAGCTCTCCTACGTGCTGGACCATGTCGGCAGTGGAGAAAACACCTTCTATGTTGAAGGGTTGGCTTTCCCTGACGTGGGCTTCTCCGGCTTGGTTTCCTTCAGCGCCAGCTTGCTGGAGGTACCCCATAAG AATGCGCCGGGCACCCCAATTTTCACGGATACGGTGGTTTTCCGCGTAGCGCCCTGGATAATGACGCCCAACACCCAGCAGCCTATAGAGGTTTTTGTCTGCAG caTCCAGCGGGGTCCAGAGACCAACGAAGTCTTTCTGGAAGGGCTCCGGGTCCTGCTGAGGAAAGCCAACTGCAAGCTGACCATCTGCTCAGAGGTGGAAACCCGCAGTGACCGCTGGATCCAG GATGAGCTGGAGTTCGGCTACGTGGAAGCACCACACAAGACGTTCCCCGTCGTCTTCGACTCCCCCAGGAACAGAGGCTtgaaagattttgcttttaaaaagatccTG GGCCCTGATTTTGGCTACGTGACCCGCGAGCCCCCCGGGAAGAACGTCTGCAGCCTCGACTCCTTCGGCAACCTGGATGTCAGCCCACCGGTGACGGTGCGAGGGAAGGAGTATCCCCTGGGCCGGATCCTGATCGGCAGCCCCTTGCCTTG ggcGTCCGGCCGGCGGATGTCCAAGGCGGTCAGGGATTTTCTTTACGCCCAGAAAGTGCAGGCGCCGGTAGAGATTTACTCGGAGTGGCTGAGCGTGGGCCACGTGGATGAATTCCTCACCTTCGTCCCCGCTTACGACAGGAAG GGTTTCCGGCTCCTCTTGGCCAGCCCCAACGCCTGCTACAAGCTCTTCAAGGAGAAGCAGAGCCAGGGCCATGGTGAAGCCACGCAGCTTGTTG GGCTGAAGGGCACTGAGCGGAGGAGCATCGACGACATCCTGGCGGATGAGTCGCTGAGGAATGACAACAGGCACGTGCAG CGCTGCATCGACTGGAACCGTGACCTCctgaagcaggagctgggcCTGAACGAGCAGGACATCATCGACATCCCCCAGCTCTTCATCCTGAAGGGCTCGCGTGCAGACGCCCTCTTCCCGGACATG GTGAACATGCTGGTGCTGGGCAGGCACCTGGGCATCCCCAAGCCCTTCGGCCCACTGGTGGGTGGGCAGTGCTGCCTGGAGGAGCGGGTGCGGGCGCTGCTCGAGCCCCTGGGCCTCACCTGTACCTTCATCGACGACTACTTCTCCTACCACGTCCTCTCCGGCGACGTCCACTGCGGGACCAACGTCCGCCGCAAGCCCCTTGCCTTCAAATGGTGGCACATGGTGCCCTGA
- the LOC104048530 gene encoding protein-arginine deiminase type-2 translates to MPIVRASGLLCGEMLGDRTLRLQHGNRIEALCVLGTHISTDVYGAAPAGAVSFGVKHTEGVSVEVACRGQAEVRSALSSGTRWPLDEGTVLRFSMSQASTEVNDNKVTVSFYAEGGQPINQAGVFLTGIGISLDVDADRDGVVEKDNPNKASWTWGPEGHRAILLVSCDKERPFTPASDCNDERVFSKEELLDMSRMVLRTEGPQHLPRGYEIILYIPVSDADKVGVFYVQSPFFRQRYIHVLGQKKLYHTVQYPGGAAELDLFVEGLRFPDDTFPGLVSIHVSLLETLAEGIPPTPIFTDTVVFRVAPWIMTPNTLAPVNVFVCSMKDNYLFVKEIKNLVNKAGCELKVCFGYVNRGDRWMQDEIEFGYTHAPHKSFPVVLDSPQDGPLEQFPIKELLGPDFGYVTRKPLFEAITSLDSFGNLEVSPPVTVAGKEYPLGRILIGSSFPTPAGRRMTRVVRDFLYAQQVQAPVQLYSDWLSVGQVNEFITFVPTSDAKRFRMLMASPVACYKLFREKQKEGQGEASMFKGYSGTDTKRVTINKVLSNNILVQQNQYVQRCIDWNRDILKKELGLMEEDIIDVPALFKLDKQGKAVPYFPNMVTMIVLAKDLGIPKPFGPVVGGECCLERQTRSLLEPLGLRCHFLEDVASYDGRLGEVRCGTNVQRQPFAFKWWHVTP, encoded by the exons ATGCCAATCGTCAGGGCATCCGGGCTGCTGTGCGGAGAGATGCTGGGCGACCGCACGCTCCGGCTGCAGCACGGGAACCGCATCGAGGCCCTGTGCGTGCTGGGCACCCACATCTCCACCGATGTCTACGG GGCGGCCCCGGCCGGGGCAGTTTCCTTTGGTGTGAAGCACACGGAGGGGGTGAGCGTGGAGGTGGCATGCCGGGGCCAAGCAGAGGTCAGGTCAGCCCTCAGCAGCGGGACACGGTGGCCGctggatgaggggacagtcCTGAGGTTCAGCATGAGCCAGGCCAGCACCGAGGTCAACGATAACAAG GTAACAGTCAGCTTTTATGCAGAGGGAGGGCAGCCCATCAACCAAGCCGGGGTCTTCCTCACCGGCATCG GGATCTCTCTGGACGTCGACGCCGATCGGGACGGAGTGGTGGAGAAGGACAACCCCAACAAG GCAAGCTGGACCTGGGGTCCCGAGGGACACAGGGCCATCCTGCTCGTCAGCTGTGACAAGGAGAGGCCCTTCACTCCGGCATCGGACTGCAATGATGAAAGGGTATTCAGCAAGGAAG AATTGCTGGACATGTCTCGGATGGTCTTGAGGACCGAAGGGCCGCAGCACCTGCCCCGGGGGTACGAAATCATTCTCTATATTCCCGTCTCCGATGCTGACAAAGTTGGAGTCTTTTATGTGCAGA GCCCCTTCTTCAGGCAGCGCTATATCCACGTGCTGGGCCAGAAGAAGCTGTACCACACCGTGCAGTACCCCGGTGGGGCTGCTGAGCTCGACCTCTTCGTCGAGGGGCTCCGCTTTCCCGATGACACCTTCCCTGGGCTCGTCTCCATCCACGTCAGCCTCCTGGAGACCCTGGCTGAG GGTATCCCCCCCACACCTATCTTCACCGACACAGTAGTGTTCAGGGTAGCACCATGGATCATGACCCCCAACACTTTGGCACCGGTGAACGTCTTTGTCTGCAG CATGAAAGATAACTACCTCTTCGTCAAGGAGATAAAAAACCTGGTGAACAAGGCTGGCTGTGAGCTGAAGGTCTGCTTCGGCTACGTCAACCGTGGGGACCGCTGGATGCAG GATGAGATCGAGTTTGGCTACACTCACGCTCCCCACAAAAGCTTCCCGGTGGTGCTGGACTCCCCTCAAGATGGACCACTGGAGCAATTCCCCATCAAGGAGCTGCTG GGCCCCGACTTTGGCTACGTGACCCGCAAGCCCCTCTTTGAAGCCATCACCAGTCTCGACTCCTTCGGCAACCTGGAGGTCAGCCCGCCTGTGACCGTGGCAGGGAAGGAGTATCCCCTGGGCAGGATCCTCATCGGCAGCAGCTTCCCCAC ACCCGCAGGGAGGAGAATGACCAGAGTGGTACGGGATTTCCTCTATGCCCAGCAAGTGCAGGCTCCCGTGCAGCTCTACTCCGACTGGCTCTCCGTGGGCCAAGTCAACGAGTTCATCACTTTTGTGCCCACCTCGGATGCAAAG CGATTTCGGATGCTGATGGCCAGCCCCGTGGCGTGCTACAAGCTCTTTCGGGAGAAGCAGAAGGAGGGCCAGGGTGAAGCCTCCATGTTCAAAG GGTACTCGGGGACAGACACGAAACGGGTCACCATTAACAAGGTCCTTTCCAATAACATCCTGGTGCAGCAGAACCAGTATGTCCAG CGCTGCATCGACTGGAACAGGGACATCCTCAAGAAGGAGCTGGGGTTGATGGAGGAGGACATCATCGACGTGCCAGCCCTCTTCAAGCTTGACAAGCAAGGCAAAGCTGTGCCATACTTCCCCAACATG GTCACCATGATCGTCCTGGCCAAGGACCTGGGCATCCCCAAACCCTTCGGCCCCGTGGTGGGTGGCGAATGCTGCCTGGAGCGGCAGACCCGCTCCCTCCTGGAGCCGCTGGGCTTACGCTGCCACTTCCTCGAGGACGTGGCCTCCTACGACGGCAGGCTCGGGGAGGTCCGCTGCGGCACCAACGTCCAGCGGCAGCCCTTCGCCTTCAAATGGTGGCACGTAACGCCATAG